A window of Streptomyces sp. SAI-127 contains these coding sequences:
- a CDS encoding HAD-IIA family hydrolase, translating into MADRKPIDSWLTDMDGVLIHEGVPIPGADAFLKKLRESGKPFLVLTNNSIYTPRDLHARLRRMGLDVPIENIWTSALATAQFLDDQRPEGTAYVIGEAGLTTALHDIGYILTDHEPDYVVLGETRTYSFEAMTKAVRLINDGARFICTNPDETGPSAEGALPATGAVAALITKATGKQPYFAGKPNPLMMRTGLNTIGAHSETSAMIGDRMDTDVLAGMEAGMQTFLVLTGLTRPEQVEDFPYRPSKVVDSIADLVDRI; encoded by the coding sequence ATGGCAGACCGCAAGCCCATCGATTCGTGGCTCACCGACATGGACGGTGTGCTCATCCACGAGGGCGTGCCGATCCCCGGCGCCGACGCCTTCCTGAAGAAGCTCCGCGAGTCCGGCAAGCCCTTCCTGGTGCTGACCAACAACTCCATCTACACCCCGCGCGACCTGCACGCCCGCCTGCGCCGCATGGGCCTGGACGTCCCGATCGAGAACATCTGGACCTCCGCCCTGGCCACCGCCCAGTTCCTGGACGACCAGCGGCCCGAGGGCACGGCGTACGTCATCGGCGAGGCGGGTCTGACCACCGCGCTGCACGACATCGGCTACATCCTCACCGACCACGAGCCCGACTACGTCGTCCTCGGGGAGACCCGCACCTACTCCTTCGAGGCCATGACCAAGGCGGTCCGGCTCATCAACGACGGTGCCCGTTTCATCTGCACCAACCCCGACGAGACCGGCCCCTCCGCGGAGGGCGCGCTGCCGGCCACCGGCGCCGTCGCCGCCCTGATCACCAAGGCGACCGGCAAGCAGCCGTACTTCGCGGGCAAGCCCAACCCGCTGATGATGCGCACCGGACTCAACACCATCGGCGCGCACTCCGAGACCAGCGCGATGATCGGCGACCGCATGGACACCGACGTCCTGGCCGGCATGGAGGCCGGCATGCAGACCTTCCTGGTGCTCACCGGCCTGACCCGCCCCGAGCAGGTCGAGGATTTCCCGTACCGGCCCTCGAAGGTCGTGGACTCCATCGCGGACCTCGTCGACCGGATCTGA
- a CDS encoding glycosyltransferase family 2 protein, producing MTSTPTGARQNFDPSDTTQLRLPSHRTGTLRRIKKTLPKYDYEHYSRLAGPLTQPDPGQPYKVQYRSLISQEPHRIRVALMLAAAPLLSLVLLGWLLQPEHWTERDYPAFSWLPALDIVMLVSIGLIEFFRCMNVLSNAHATLVARDPIPVVPETGTRVAFLTSFVPGKEPLEMVTKTLEAAVKIRHRGLMHVWLLDEGDDPAVKEVCARLGVHHFSRKGVEKWNQAKGPHRAKTKHGNYNAWLDAHGDQYDFFASVDTDHVPLPNYLERMLGFFRDPDIGFVIGPQVYGNYDNFVTKAAESQQFLFHALIQRAGNKYGAPMFVGTSNAVRIKALKQIGGLYDSITEDMATGFEIHRAKNPATGRKWRSVYTPDVLAVGEGPSAWTDFFTQQMRWSRGTYETILKQYWKGWYSLPPSKLFNYTMMIIFYPMSALNWILAALSCALFLGLGASGVNIDPTVWLMLYGNASALQIGLYIWNRRHNVSPHEPEGSGGVAGMVMSALSAPLYAKALVDSLLRRKSKFVVTPKGDSASPDRWFATFRYHWYFILIFGGSIGAGVALGHSHPAMIIWATFAMLITATPIFTWRHMLRQAKKKPAAAAEAPQGPVVPAQIPAQYQPQPLPAQHAPAPHAPAHKPTWAAASNPEGGDGGNDQTMQIALGGLGGRKE from the coding sequence ATGACGTCGACGCCGACGGGCGCCCGGCAGAACTTCGACCCGTCCGACACCACTCAGCTCAGGCTGCCTTCGCATCGGACCGGCACTCTGCGCCGGATAAAGAAGACGCTTCCGAAATACGACTACGAGCACTACAGCAGACTGGCCGGTCCCCTCACGCAGCCCGATCCGGGCCAGCCCTACAAGGTGCAGTACCGCTCGCTGATCTCGCAGGAGCCGCACCGCATCCGGGTCGCCCTGATGCTGGCCGCGGCACCGCTGCTCTCGCTGGTCCTGCTGGGCTGGCTGCTGCAGCCCGAGCACTGGACCGAGCGGGACTACCCGGCCTTCTCCTGGCTGCCTGCCCTGGACATCGTCATGCTCGTCTCGATCGGCCTGATCGAGTTCTTCCGCTGCATGAACGTCCTGTCCAACGCGCACGCCACCCTGGTCGCCCGCGACCCGATCCCGGTGGTACCCGAGACCGGCACCAGAGTCGCCTTCCTCACCTCCTTCGTGCCCGGCAAGGAGCCGCTGGAGATGGTGACGAAGACCCTGGAAGCCGCGGTGAAGATCCGCCACCGCGGCCTCATGCATGTCTGGCTCCTGGACGAGGGCGACGACCCGGCGGTCAAAGAGGTGTGCGCCCGGCTCGGCGTGCACCACTTCTCCCGCAAGGGCGTCGAGAAGTGGAACCAGGCCAAGGGCCCGCACCGCGCCAAGACCAAGCACGGCAACTACAACGCCTGGCTGGACGCGCACGGCGACCAGTACGACTTCTTCGCCTCCGTGGACACCGACCACGTGCCGCTGCCCAACTACCTGGAGCGGATGCTCGGCTTCTTCCGCGACCCGGACATCGGCTTCGTGATCGGCCCGCAGGTCTACGGCAACTACGACAACTTCGTCACCAAGGCCGCCGAGTCCCAGCAGTTCCTCTTCCACGCGCTGATCCAGCGCGCCGGCAACAAGTACGGCGCCCCGATGTTCGTGGGCACCTCCAACGCCGTACGGATCAAGGCGCTGAAGCAGATCGGCGGGCTGTACGACTCGATCACCGAGGACATGGCCACCGGCTTCGAGATCCACCGCGCCAAGAACCCGGCGACCGGCAGGAAGTGGCGCTCGGTCTACACCCCGGACGTGCTCGCGGTCGGTGAGGGCCCCAGCGCCTGGACCGACTTCTTCACCCAGCAGATGCGCTGGTCGCGGGGGACGTACGAGACCATCCTCAAGCAGTACTGGAAGGGCTGGTACTCGCTGCCGCCGAGCAAGCTCTTCAACTACACGATGATGATCATCTTCTACCCGATGTCCGCCCTCAACTGGATCCTCGCGGCCCTGAGTTGCGCGCTGTTCCTGGGCCTGGGCGCCTCGGGTGTGAACATCGACCCGACCGTGTGGCTGATGCTCTACGGCAACGCCTCCGCGCTCCAGATCGGCCTGTACATCTGGAACCGCCGCCACAACGTCTCCCCGCACGAGCCCGAGGGCTCCGGCGGGGTCGCGGGCATGGTGATGTCGGCGCTGTCCGCCCCGCTGTACGCGAAGGCGCTGGTGGACTCGCTGCTGCGGCGCAAGAGCAAGTTCGTGGTGACGCCCAAGGGCGACTCGGCCAGCCCCGACCGGTGGTTCGCGACCTTCCGCTATCACTGGTACTTCATCCTGATCTTCGGTGGCTCGATCGGTGCCGGTGTCGCCCTGGGGCACTCGCATCCCGCGATGATCATCTGGGCGACCTTCGCCATGCTGATCACCGCGACACCGATCTTCACCTGGCGGCACATGCTGCGACAGGCGAAGAAGAAGCCCGCCGCGGCCGCCGAGGCGCCCCAGGGGCCGGTGGTCCCGGCTCAGATCCCGGCGCAGTACCAGCCGCAGCCGCTGCCTGCCCAGCACGCCCCGGCCCCGCACGCCCCGGCCCACAAGCCGACCTGGGCCGCCGCCTCGAACCCGGAGGGGGGCGACGGGGGCAACGACCAGACCATGCAAATCGCCCTTGGTGGACTTGGGGGACGTAAGGAATGA
- a CDS encoding ANTAR domain-containing protein: MPTLPDTTAADDVTSEVHVAQALADAAALGLQNRSTYARYRDLSGQLQEALSSRVRIEQANGMLAERWSVRADRAFMALRQYARRHRLPLDQVASAVIEGVEDDAELHRESGGGADSPA, encoded by the coding sequence GTGCCCACGCTGCCCGACACCACTGCGGCCGACGACGTCACCTCCGAGGTCCATGTCGCCCAGGCCCTCGCCGACGCCGCCGCCCTCGGCCTGCAGAACCGCAGCACCTACGCCCGGTACCGCGACCTGTCGGGGCAGTTGCAGGAAGCCCTCTCCAGCAGAGTCCGCATCGAGCAGGCCAATGGGATGCTCGCCGAGCGCTGGAGCGTCCGCGCCGACCGGGCGTTCATGGCGCTACGGCAGTACGCGCGACGGCACCGGTTGCCCCTGGACCAGGTGGCGAGCGCGGTCATCGAGGGCGTCGAGGATGACGCCGAGCTGCACCGGGAGAGCGGCGGAGGCGCCGACTCACCCGCGTAG
- a CDS encoding class F sortase — MSDRFSDQEGGPAHRAHVSGTGRLVAGVTWAVLLLGLWLWGREVTGVRHAMSAPTTGDVAAVGRPPEAVELPPAARPLKGARPQRLDIPDLGVQAPVVARGLDARGALDPPPFGQPGIVGWYAAGAKPGAAGTALMVGHVDTETRPAVFHRISALKPGETVRVIRDDGRVAEFTVDDVRVVSRESFDAHQAYGPRESGRAELRLITCGGTFDRATRSYSANVIVSAYLTGTGL, encoded by the coding sequence ATGTCCGACCGTTTCTCCGACCAGGAAGGCGGTCCCGCCCACCGCGCACACGTCTCCGGGACCGGACGGCTGGTGGCCGGCGTGACCTGGGCGGTGCTGCTGCTCGGGCTGTGGCTGTGGGGCCGCGAGGTGACCGGCGTACGGCACGCCATGTCCGCGCCGACCACCGGTGACGTGGCCGCGGTCGGGCGCCCGCCCGAGGCCGTCGAACTGCCGCCCGCCGCACGGCCCTTGAAGGGGGCGCGGCCGCAGCGCCTCGACATCCCGGACCTCGGGGTGCAGGCGCCCGTGGTGGCCCGCGGCCTGGACGCGCGGGGCGCCCTCGACCCGCCGCCCTTCGGCCAGCCCGGAATCGTCGGCTGGTACGCGGCCGGCGCGAAACCGGGGGCCGCCGGGACCGCGCTGATGGTGGGACACGTCGACACCGAGACCCGGCCCGCGGTGTTCCACAGGATCAGCGCCCTGAAGCCGGGCGAGACGGTCCGGGTGATCCGCGACGACGGCAGGGTCGCCGAGTTCACCGTCGACGACGTACGGGTCGTCAGCCGTGAGAGCTTCGACGCCCACCAGGCCTACGGCCCACGCGAGTCGGGCCGCGCCGAACTGCGCCTGATCACCTGCGGCGGCACCTTCGACCGGGCGACCCGCAGCTACTCGGCGAACGTGATCGTCTCGGCGTATCTGACGGGCACGGGCCTGTAG
- a CDS encoding glycoside hydrolase family 6 protein — protein sequence MYVSRGARRATRARVSAAVLGAALLLAACSSSGDGNKEGEGDKAGAGITQQPKEADPFWVNPDGNAAKQVASYVKSGKDDEAEQIRKIAQQPTGEWIGPENPEQEARGFTEAADKAGRTALLVLYNIPHRDCGQYSQGGAADGNAYRTWIDGVAAGIGDRSATVILEPDAVLHLVDGCTKDEFHEERYDLLTGAIEKLKSLKNTKVYLDAGNAGWGHPDQIFEPLKWAGIAKADGFSVNVSNFYSTKDSIAYGKQLSAKVGNKHFVIDTSRNGNGPYKGGDESERWCNPPGRALGETPTIKTADPLVDAYLWVKRPGESDGECKGGPKAGQWWPTYALKLAGASTP from the coding sequence ATGTACGTCAGCAGGGGGGCCAGGAGGGCGACCCGCGCACGGGTTTCCGCGGCGGTGCTGGGGGCGGCACTGCTGCTCGCCGCGTGTTCGTCCTCGGGAGACGGAAACAAGGAGGGTGAAGGAGACAAGGCCGGTGCCGGGATCACCCAGCAGCCCAAGGAGGCCGACCCGTTCTGGGTCAACCCGGACGGCAACGCGGCCAAGCAGGTCGCCTCGTATGTGAAGAGCGGCAAGGACGACGAGGCCGAACAGATCCGCAAGATCGCCCAGCAGCCGACCGGCGAGTGGATCGGCCCGGAGAACCCGGAGCAGGAGGCACGCGGCTTCACCGAGGCCGCGGACAAGGCCGGCCGTACGGCCCTTCTGGTCCTCTACAACATCCCGCACCGCGACTGCGGCCAGTACTCCCAGGGCGGCGCCGCCGACGGCAACGCCTACCGGACCTGGATCGACGGTGTGGCGGCGGGCATCGGTGACCGCTCGGCGACGGTGATCCTCGAACCGGACGCGGTTCTGCACCTGGTCGACGGCTGCACCAAGGACGAGTTCCACGAGGAGCGCTACGACCTGCTCACCGGCGCCATCGAGAAGCTCAAGTCCCTGAAGAACACGAAGGTCTACCTGGACGCGGGCAACGCGGGCTGGGGCCACCCCGACCAGATCTTCGAGCCCCTGAAGTGGGCCGGTATCGCCAAGGCCGACGGCTTCTCGGTGAACGTCTCCAACTTCTACTCCACCAAGGACTCCATCGCCTACGGCAAGCAGCTCTCCGCCAAGGTCGGCAACAAACACTTCGTCATCGACACCAGCCGCAACGGCAACGGCCCGTACAAGGGCGGCGACGAGAGCGAACGCTGGTGCAACCCACCGGGCAGGGCGCTGGGGGAGACGCCGACGATAAAGACGGCGGATCCGCTGGTGGACGCCTACCTGTGGGTCAAACGCCCGGGTGAGTCGGACGGCGAGTGCAAGGGCGGCCCGAAGGCGGGTCAGTGGTGGCCGACCTACGCCTTGAAGCTGGCAGGGGCTTCAACTCCCTAG
- a CDS encoding kelch motif-containing protein, with translation MNDRAGRRRARRLAIGTAVVLALAGMNGPWLYRFGTEKYHQYQINKPEYKAENGKWEILDFPEKYRQNTIHAALLRTGKVLLVAGSGNNQDNFDAKKFDTRIWDPVKGTIKKVPTPSDLFCTGHTQLANGNLLIAGGTKRYEKLKGDVTKAGGLMIVHNENPDQPITLPAGTKFTGKENGRTFVSKDPVVVERATKVFDKQTGKFLRNDPGLGRIYVEAQKSGAKYETGTQDNYRIQGLTGTDARNTYGIAQKLALDKKDFQGIRDAFEFDPVAEKYIKVDPMKEARWYPTLTTLSDGKILSVSGLDDIGQLVPGKNEVFDPKTKKWTYLPKVRQFPTYPALFLMQNGKVFYSGSNAGYGPDNVGRVPGIWDVDTNKFTKIPGLSDANAMETSGTVLLPPAQDEKYMVIGGGGVGESKLSSNRTRLVDMKADSPKFVDGPTLEKGTRYPQASILPDDSVLVSGGSEDYRGRGDSNILQARLYHPDTNTFESVADPLVGRNYHSGSLLLPDGRVMFFGSDSLYGDKANTKPGVFEQRIEIYTPPYLYRDSRPSLSGGPQTIARGASGTFTSPQASVIKKVRLIRPSASTHVTDVDQRSIELKFTVSGDKVKVTVPANKNLVQSGWYMLFVDDDQGTPSKAQWVRVP, from the coding sequence ATGAACGACCGTGCAGGCCGCCGCCGCGCCCGTCGACTCGCGATCGGTACGGCGGTGGTGCTCGCGCTGGCCGGGATGAACGGCCCGTGGCTGTACCGCTTCGGGACGGAGAAATACCACCAGTACCAGATCAACAAGCCCGAGTACAAAGCCGAGAACGGCAAGTGGGAGATCCTCGACTTCCCCGAGAAGTACCGGCAGAACACCATCCACGCGGCGCTGCTGCGCACCGGGAAGGTGCTGCTGGTGGCGGGCTCGGGCAACAACCAGGACAACTTCGACGCCAAGAAGTTCGACACTCGGATCTGGGACCCGGTCAAGGGCACGATCAAGAAGGTGCCGACACCCAGCGACCTGTTCTGCACCGGGCACACGCAGCTCGCGAACGGCAATCTGCTGATCGCCGGCGGTACCAAGCGGTACGAGAAGCTCAAGGGCGACGTCACCAAGGCCGGCGGCCTGATGATCGTCCACAACGAGAACCCGGACCAGCCGATCACCCTGCCGGCGGGCACCAAGTTCACCGGCAAGGAGAACGGCCGGACCTTCGTCTCCAAGGACCCGGTCGTCGTGGAGCGGGCCACGAAGGTCTTCGACAAGCAGACCGGGAAGTTCCTGCGCAACGACCCCGGCCTCGGGCGTATCTATGTCGAGGCGCAGAAGAGCGGCGCCAAGTACGAGACGGGCACGCAGGACAACTACCGGATCCAGGGTCTGACCGGCACCGATGCCCGTAACACCTACGGCATCGCGCAGAAGCTCGCGCTCGACAAGAAGGACTTCCAGGGGATCCGGGACGCCTTCGAGTTCGACCCGGTCGCCGAGAAGTACATCAAGGTCGACCCGATGAAGGAGGCCCGCTGGTATCCCACGCTCACGACCCTGAGCGACGGGAAGATCCTCAGTGTCTCCGGGCTCGACGACATCGGGCAGCTGGTACCGGGCAAGAACGAGGTCTTCGACCCGAAGACCAAGAAGTGGACGTACCTGCCGAAGGTCCGGCAGTTCCCGACGTACCCGGCGCTGTTCCTCATGCAGAACGGCAAGGTCTTCTACTCGGGGTCGAACGCGGGGTACGGGCCGGACAACGTGGGCCGGGTGCCGGGCATCTGGGACGTGGACACCAACAAGTTCACGAAGATCCCGGGGCTCAGCGACGCCAACGCGATGGAGACCTCCGGGACCGTGCTGCTGCCGCCGGCGCAGGACGAGAAGTACATGGTGATCGGGGGCGGCGGGGTCGGCGAGTCCAAGCTGTCCAGCAACAGGACGCGGCTCGTGGACATGAAGGCGGACAGCCCGAAGTTCGTGGACGGGCCGACGCTGGAGAAGGGGACCCGCTATCCGCAGGCGTCGATCCTTCCCGACGACAGCGTGCTGGTGTCCGGGGGGTCGGAGGACTATCGCGGGCGCGGTGACTCCAACATCCTCCAGGCCCGGCTGTACCACCCCGACACGAACACGTTCGAGTCGGTGGCCGATCCTCTCGTGGGGCGCAACTACCACTCCGGGTCGCTGCTGTTGCCGGACGGGCGGGTGATGTTCTTCGGGTCGGACTCGCTGTACGGGGACAAGGCGAACACGAAGCCGGGTGTCTTCGAGCAGCGGATCGAGATCTATACGCCGCCCTATCTGTACCGGGATTCCCGGCCGTCACTGTCCGGGGGGCCGCAGACGATCGCCCGGGGGGCTTCGGGGACGTTCACGTCTCCGCAGGCTTCTGTGATCAAGAAGGTGCGGTTGATCCGGCCCAGTGCGTCCACGCATGTGACCGATGTGGATCAGCGGTCCATCGAGCTGAAGTTCACGGTCTCCGGGGACAAGGTGAAGGTGACTGTGCCGGCGAACAAGAATCTGGTGCAGTCGGGGTGGTACATGCTGTTCGTCGACGATGACCAAGGGACGCCGTCGAAGGCGCAGTGGGTTCGAGTGCCGTAA